A genomic window from Vitis riparia cultivar Riparia Gloire de Montpellier isolate 1030 chromosome 18, EGFV_Vit.rip_1.0, whole genome shotgun sequence includes:
- the LOC117907535 gene encoding uncharacterized protein LOC117907535 isoform X2 has translation MSHRRGRVQIVSPKDELDNLQQLLDIQPAATTTPSSSDPSDSSDPSVVGSSSSKKRTRGLTRNLDLLSMKPGEKKTTRFNTRGQVVYDGKWERLSSYMGTLVRSQHNVPIQVQDWNHVSEDVKEKIWALVLEKYELEETYEERLCHRPPHLSDDDWRWLIHFWGTPEAKAQKKEDRSEPNRIEMFALTHTRKDGTPVDDHSKEIMVMK, from the exons ATGTCACATCGAAGAGGAAGAgtacaaatagtgtctccaaAAGATGAGTTGGACAATCTACAACAACTCCTAGACATACAACCTGCTGCAACTACTACTCCTAGTAGTTCTGATCCTTCTGATTCTTCAGATCCTTCTGTTGTTG GTTCATCCTCTAGCaaaaagaggacacgtggccTAACACGTAACTTAGATTTACTTAGTATGAAACccggggaaaaaaaaactacacgATTCAATACCAGAGGGCAAGTTGTTTATGATGGAAAATGGGAAAGATTATCAAGCTATATGGGAACATTGGTGCGATCTCAACACAATGTACCCATCCAAGTTCAAGATTGGAATCATGTTAGTGAAGATGTGAAGGAAAAGATTTGGGCCTTAGTATTG gaaaaatatgaactagaagaaacat ATGAGGAGAGATTGTGCCATCGACCTCCACACTTATCGGATGATGATTGGAGGTGGCTCATCCACTTTTGGGGTACACCTGAGGCCAAG GCACAAAAGAAGGAGGATCGAAGTGAGCCCAATAGAATTGAGATGTTTGCCCTGACACACACAAGAAAAGATGGGACGCCTGTTGATGATCATTCTAAGGAGATTATGgtaatgaagtaa
- the LOC117907535 gene encoding uncharacterized protein LOC117907535 isoform X1 translates to MSHRRGRVQIVSPKDELDNLQQLLDIQPAATTTPSSSDPSDSSDPSVVGSSSSKKRTRGLTRNLDLLSMKPGEKKTTRFNTRGQVVYDGKWERLSSYMGTLVRSQHNVPIQVQDWNHVSEDVKEKIWALVLEKYELEETCKSYILQCCGNLFRSYRNKMKAKYYNPYNTDEERLCHRPPHLSDDDWRWLIHFWGTPEAKAQKKEDRSEPNRIEMFALTHTRKDGTPVDDHSKEIMVMK, encoded by the exons ATGTCACATCGAAGAGGAAGAgtacaaatagtgtctccaaAAGATGAGTTGGACAATCTACAACAACTCCTAGACATACAACCTGCTGCAACTACTACTCCTAGTAGTTCTGATCCTTCTGATTCTTCAGATCCTTCTGTTGTTG GTTCATCCTCTAGCaaaaagaggacacgtggccTAACACGTAACTTAGATTTACTTAGTATGAAACccggggaaaaaaaaactacacgATTCAATACCAGAGGGCAAGTTGTTTATGATGGAAAATGGGAAAGATTATCAAGCTATATGGGAACATTGGTGCGATCTCAACACAATGTACCCATCCAAGTTCAAGATTGGAATCATGTTAGTGAAGATGTGAAGGAAAAGATTTGGGCCTTAGTATTG gaaaaatatgaactagaagaaacatgtaagagctacattcttcaatgttgtggaaatttgtttagaagctatagaaataaaatgaaggccAAGTATTATAACCCTTATAATACAGATGAGGAGAGATTGTGCCATCGACCTCCACACTTATCGGATGATGATTGGAGGTGGCTCATCCACTTTTGGGGTACACCTGAGGCCAAG GCACAAAAGAAGGAGGATCGAAGTGAGCCCAATAGAATTGAGATGTTTGCCCTGACACACACAAGAAAAGATGGGACGCCTGTTGATGATCATTCTAAGGAGATTATGgtaatgaagtaa